A genomic window from Flavobacterium hankyongi includes:
- a CDS encoding SIR2 family NAD-dependent protein deacylase → MKKKIVVLTGAGMSAESGINTFRDSNGLWENHDIMEVASPEGWRKNPALVIDFYNKRRAQLKEVKPNRGHEILAELEKDFDVQIITQNVDNLHEKAGSTKILHLHGELVKVRGEFSENESIYWENDISIGDVNENAEQLRPDIVWFGEAVPAIDEAIPMMKQANIVIIIGTSLQVYPAAGLMHYAKSYVPVYYIDPKPASIYDLPNPLEVLKMSASEGLSKIQNQLQ, encoded by the coding sequence ATGAAAAAGAAAATAGTCGTATTAACAGGAGCAGGTATGAGCGCCGAAAGTGGTATAAACACTTTTAGAGATTCTAACGGATTGTGGGAGAACCACGATATTATGGAAGTCGCTTCTCCAGAAGGTTGGCGAAAAAATCCTGCTTTAGTTATAGACTTTTATAATAAACGTCGCGCACAATTAAAAGAAGTAAAACCCAATAGAGGTCATGAAATATTGGCCGAATTGGAAAAAGATTTTGATGTTCAAATTATTACTCAAAATGTAGATAATTTACATGAAAAAGCTGGAAGTACAAAAATTCTTCATTTACACGGAGAATTAGTAAAAGTTCGCGGTGAATTTTCAGAAAACGAAAGTATATACTGGGAAAACGACATTTCTATAGGTGATGTAAACGAAAATGCCGAACAATTACGCCCTGATATCGTTTGGTTTGGCGAAGCCGTTCCTGCAATAGACGAAGCCATACCAATGATGAAGCAAGCCAATATTGTTATCATTATTGGCACTTCCTTACAGGTTTATCCGGCTGCGGGATTAATGCATTATGCGAAAAGTTATGTCCCAGTTTATTATATCGACCCAAAACCTGCTTCGATTTATGATTTACCCAATCCGTTAGAAGTTTTAAAAATGAGTGCCAGCGAGGGACTTTCAAAAATTCAAAATCAATTACAATAA
- the purB gene encoding adenylosuccinate lyase: protein MQLTELNAISPIDGRYRNKTVSLAPYFSEEALIKYRVLIEVEYFIALCEAGIPQLANVNKSLYSDLRNIYENFSTEDALWIKETEKTTNHDVKAVEYFIKTKFDALGLQQYKEFIHFGLTSQDINNTAIPLSTKEAFEKVYLPSLISVVSKLKELSVEWKDIPMLARTHGQPASPTRLGKEILVFVERLEEQMRLLFNVPFAAKFGGATGNYNAHKVAYPNNDWKAFGTNFVENILGMHHSFPTTQIEHYDHFSAFFDALKRINTILIDLDRDIWTYVSMDYFKQKIKAGEIGSSAMPHKVNPIDFENSEGNLGIANAIFEHLSAKLPISRLQRDLTDSTVLRNIGVPMGHTLIAFEATLKGLNKLLLNEDKFAEDLEKNWAVVAEAIQTILRREGYPNPYEALKDLTRTNSVINKESIHAFIETLNVSEAIKAELKAITPSNYLGI, encoded by the coding sequence ATGCAACTAACTGAATTGAATGCTATTTCACCTATTGACGGTCGTTATAGAAATAAAACTGTTTCCTTAGCTCCTTATTTTTCTGAAGAAGCCTTAATCAAATACCGCGTATTAATTGAAGTAGAATACTTCATTGCACTTTGTGAAGCAGGAATCCCTCAATTAGCTAATGTAAATAAGAGTCTTTATTCCGATTTGAGAAACATCTATGAGAATTTCTCTACTGAAGATGCACTTTGGATTAAAGAAACCGAAAAAACAACCAATCACGACGTTAAAGCTGTTGAATATTTCATCAAAACCAAATTTGATGCTTTAGGGTTACAACAATACAAAGAGTTTATCCATTTCGGATTGACTTCACAAGATATCAACAACACCGCCATTCCGCTTTCAACCAAAGAAGCTTTTGAAAAAGTTTATTTACCAAGCTTAATTAGTGTGGTTTCCAAATTAAAAGAATTGAGTGTTGAATGGAAGGATATTCCGATGTTGGCTCGTACCCACGGACAGCCAGCCTCTCCTACCCGTTTAGGAAAGGAAATTCTAGTTTTTGTAGAACGTTTGGAAGAGCAAATGCGCTTATTGTTCAATGTACCATTTGCCGCTAAATTTGGTGGAGCAACCGGAAATTATAACGCACACAAAGTGGCCTATCCTAATAACGATTGGAAAGCCTTTGGAACTAATTTTGTAGAAAATATTCTTGGAATGCACCATTCGTTTCCAACGACACAAATCGAGCATTACGATCATTTTTCCGCTTTCTTTGATGCTTTGAAAAGAATCAATACCATTTTAATTGATTTGGACAGAGACATTTGGACGTATGTTTCGATGGATTATTTCAAACAAAAAATTAAGGCTGGTGAAATTGGTTCATCTGCTATGCCTCATAAAGTCAACCCGATTGATTTTGAAAATAGCGAAGGAAATTTAGGAATCGCCAATGCTATTTTTGAACATTTATCAGCAAAATTACCTATTTCGAGATTACAACGTGACCTTACAGACAGTACGGTTTTACGTAACATTGGAGTACCAATGGGACATACTTTAATTGCTTTTGAAGCGACCTTAAAAGGGCTAAACAAGTTATTATTGAACGAGGATAAATTTGCTGAAGATTTAGAGAAAAACTGGGCAGTGGTAGCTGAGGCTATTCAGACTATTTTGCGTCGCGAAGGCTATCCTAATCCATATGAAGCGTTAAAAGATTTAACAAGAACCAATTCGGTTATCAATAAAGAATCGATTCATGCTTTTATTGAAACACTAAATGTATCAGAAGCAATTAAAGCAGAATTAAAAGCGATTACACCGAGTAATTATCTAGGAATCTAA
- a CDS encoding ammonium transporter: protein MKRKYFLAFVLAFLALSCLIVDFSFGKTTSASTSKFDTGDTAWMIVATALVLLMTPGLGFFYGGMVGKKNVISTMLQSYVAMVVVTILWVVIGYGLSFGDSVYGLVGNPFKNLFFNQVGISTCWELAPTIPLLLFALFQAKFAIITPALVTGAFAERIRFWSYLLFIVLFVLFVYAPLTHMVWHPNGIFFKLGILDFAGGIAVHMSAGWAALAGAIFLGKRKEVSHNPARVTYVLLGTGLLWFGWFGFNAGSAFGANGLAVQALSTTTVAAAAAAMTWGFFDKINSRKFSALGLCIGAVVGLVAITPATGFVSIPHAIFIGMVSSVVSNILVEKFPKGKIDDALDVFSCHGVGGMVGMLLTGVFASKEINPAIKHQGLIFGEYRLFLSQVLVLVVVSVFSFVMSYILFYVVNLISPLRVSEERELLGLDISQHGEYL, encoded by the coding sequence ATGAAAAGAAAGTATTTTTTAGCCTTTGTTTTGGCTTTTTTGGCCTTGAGTTGTTTGATAGTTGATTTTTCATTTGGTAAAACTACTTCTGCGTCAACTTCCAAGTTTGATACTGGCGATACTGCTTGGATGATTGTTGCGACTGCTTTAGTCTTACTAATGACACCAGGTTTAGGTTTCTTTTATGGTGGTATGGTAGGGAAGAAGAATGTAATTAGTACAATGTTGCAAAGCTATGTTGCTATGGTTGTGGTAACTATTTTGTGGGTAGTTATAGGTTACGGTCTTTCTTTTGGTGATTCTGTATATGGTCTTGTTGGAAATCCGTTTAAAAATTTGTTTTTTAATCAGGTTGGGATAAGTACTTGTTGGGAATTAGCGCCAACCATCCCTTTGCTATTATTTGCTTTGTTTCAAGCTAAATTTGCTATTATAACTCCAGCATTAGTAACAGGAGCATTTGCTGAGCGTATTCGTTTTTGGTCCTATTTGTTATTTATAGTGCTCTTTGTGTTATTTGTTTATGCGCCACTAACACATATGGTTTGGCACCCCAATGGAATCTTTTTCAAGTTAGGGATATTAGATTTTGCAGGAGGAATCGCGGTTCACATGAGTGCAGGTTGGGCGGCTTTGGCAGGTGCAATATTTTTAGGTAAACGTAAAGAAGTAAGTCACAATCCAGCAAGAGTTACCTATGTACTCTTAGGTACAGGTTTATTGTGGTTTGGCTGGTTCGGATTTAATGCCGGATCTGCTTTTGGTGCCAACGGTTTAGCAGTACAAGCTTTGTCTACGACAACAGTTGCAGCAGCAGCAGCGGCAATGACTTGGGGATTTTTTGATAAAATTAATAGCCGTAAATTTTCAGCTTTAGGATTATGTATAGGAGCAGTTGTTGGTTTAGTGGCTATTACCCCTGCTACTGGTTTTGTGAGTATTCCACATGCTATTTTTATAGGAATGGTAAGTAGTGTTGTAAGTAATATTTTAGTCGAAAAATTTCCTAAAGGAAAAATTGATGATGCGCTAGATGTGTTTAGTTGTCATGGAGTAGGTGGTATGGTAGGAATGTTGTTGACAGGTGTTTTTGCATCTAAAGAAATAAACCCTGCAATAAAACACCAAGGACTTATTTTTGGCGAATATAGATTATTTCTGAGCCAGGTTTTGGTTCTGGTGGTTGTTTCTGTTTTTTCTTTTGTAATGTCTTATATATTGTTTTATGTGGTGAATTTGATTTCGCCTTTGCGTGTCAGTGAAGAAAGAGAATTGTTGGGGTTGGATATTTCACAACATGGAGAGTATTTATAA
- a CDS encoding cation:proton antiporter, with amino-acid sequence MPMFLTVATTSTSLQPLISDLGLILMTAGIAVLLFKILKQPLVLGYLIAGFLAGSHFDFFPSVKDVHSVEVWAEIGIIFLLFSLGLEFSFKKLVKVGGTASITAGTQIVTMVLIGFASGYLLGWNMMDSIFLGVMLSISSTTIILKTFDELGVKTQKFAGNVIGALIVQDILAILMMVLLSTIAVSQQFSGGELLQSVLKLVFFLTIWFVAGIFFIPTLLKKAKHLLSDEMLLILSLALCLVMVILASNVGFSPALGAFIMGSIIAETTQAEHIEHLVKPVKDLFGAVFFVSVGMLINPDTLVEYALPVFLLTLVTIFGQSISATVGSLLAGQPLKQSVQSGVSLSQIGEFSFIIATLGTSLGVTSNFLYPIIVAVSAVTTFTTPYMVSFGTPLAVYLEKKLPRKWAKSIADYSANAEAIKTVTTWQIAIRAYLSQIILHSIIIIAIILLSSKYLLPLVEEIKFGHTLAALVTLILVSPFLWALSLRRIASEAVNELFSNKKQRGPILLLVFLRLGLGLFFVGFIVNNFFSPVTALFALVGAIIAYFVFPKRLQARYLRIEQHFLSNLNEREITKEKHLRRDLTPWDGHMATFDVVPSSNIIGKTLEELRMRENTGINIAFIKRGDITINIPSRNERLFPKDEICVIGTDAQVKKFKKYLDQNEIETPEETEETDIVLQHLKLKNAEFIGKSIRESKIREKTKGLVVGIERDGRRMLNPESHLILEEDDILWVVGDKKLLTSLVHN; translated from the coding sequence ATGCCTATGTTCTTAACCGTTGCAACTACCTCAACTAGCTTACAGCCATTAATTAGCGATTTAGGCCTAATATTAATGACGGCTGGAATTGCTGTTTTACTATTTAAAATTCTAAAACAGCCATTGGTTTTAGGTTATTTAATTGCTGGTTTCTTAGCAGGAAGTCATTTTGATTTTTTCCCATCAGTTAAGGATGTTCACAGTGTTGAAGTTTGGGCAGAAATTGGCATCATCTTTTTATTGTTTAGCCTTGGTTTAGAATTTAGCTTTAAAAAATTAGTGAAGGTTGGTGGAACTGCCTCAATTACGGCAGGAACTCAAATTGTTACAATGGTACTCATTGGATTTGCTTCTGGATATTTATTAGGATGGAATATGATGGATAGCATTTTTCTTGGAGTAATGCTTTCTATTTCTTCTACAACTATAATTTTAAAAACCTTTGATGAATTAGGAGTAAAAACTCAAAAATTTGCAGGAAATGTAATTGGAGCACTTATTGTTCAGGATATTCTAGCCATTTTAATGATGGTACTACTATCGACAATTGCTGTTAGCCAACAATTTTCTGGTGGAGAATTATTGCAATCTGTACTAAAATTAGTCTTCTTCCTAACCATTTGGTTTGTTGCAGGAATCTTTTTCATACCCACTTTACTTAAAAAAGCAAAACACTTACTTTCAGATGAAATGCTTTTAATTTTATCATTAGCACTATGCTTAGTTATGGTAATATTAGCTTCTAATGTAGGTTTTTCTCCAGCATTAGGAGCATTCATAATGGGTTCTATAATAGCAGAAACTACACAAGCTGAGCATATAGAGCATTTAGTAAAACCTGTTAAAGATTTGTTTGGCGCAGTGTTTTTCGTATCTGTTGGTATGCTAATCAATCCAGATACTTTAGTTGAATATGCTTTGCCAGTATTTCTATTAACCTTGGTTACCATTTTTGGTCAGTCAATTAGCGCAACTGTCGGATCACTATTAGCAGGACAACCCTTAAAACAATCTGTTCAATCAGGAGTGAGTTTATCACAAATTGGAGAATTTTCCTTTATTATAGCAACTTTAGGAACTTCATTAGGAGTTACAAGCAATTTTTTATATCCCATTATTGTAGCTGTTTCGGCTGTTACAACTTTTACAACTCCTTATATGGTTAGCTTTGGCACACCATTGGCAGTATATTTAGAAAAAAAACTTCCCCGAAAATGGGCAAAAAGCATTGCCGACTATAGTGCAAATGCTGAAGCCATAAAAACAGTCACTACATGGCAAATTGCAATAAGAGCCTATCTTTCTCAGATAATTCTACACTCCATTATTATCATTGCAATTATTCTACTATCTAGTAAATATTTATTGCCTTTAGTGGAAGAAATTAAATTTGGTCACACATTAGCTGCTTTAGTAACACTAATACTAGTATCTCCATTTTTATGGGCACTCTCTCTTAGAAGAATTGCCTCAGAAGCTGTTAATGAACTATTTTCAAATAAAAAACAAAGAGGACCAATTCTACTTTTAGTTTTTTTAAGATTGGGCTTAGGCTTATTTTTTGTAGGCTTCATCGTAAATAACTTTTTCTCTCCAGTTACTGCTTTATTTGCACTTGTTGGAGCCATTATAGCTTATTTTGTTTTTCCAAAGAGATTACAGGCTCGATATTTGAGAATTGAACAGCATTTTTTAAGCAATCTTAATGAACGAGAAATTACTAAAGAAAAACATCTAAGGAGAGATTTAACACCTTGGGACGGACACATGGCCACATTTGATGTTGTTCCATCTTCAAACATTATTGGAAAAACTCTAGAAGAATTACGTATGCGTGAAAACACAGGAATAAACATTGCCTTCATAAAACGTGGTGATATAACTATTAACATACCTAGTAGAAACGAGCGTTTATTCCCTAAAGATGAAATTTGTGTAATTGGTACCGATGCACAGGTAAAAAAGTTTAAGAAATATTTAGATCAAAATGAAATTGAAACTCCTGAAGAAACAGAAGAAACTGACATTGTTTTACAACATCTTAAGCTAAAAAACGCTGAATTTATTGGAAAAAGCATCAGGGAATCTAAAATTAGAGAAAAAACAAAAGGACTTGTTGTTGGAATTGAACGAGATGGAAGACGTATGCTTAATCCTGAATCTCATTTAATTCTTGAAGAAGATGATATTTTATGGGTAGTTGGCGATAAAAAACTACTCACTAGCTTAGTACATAATTAA
- the guaB gene encoding IMP dehydrogenase: MNAHASKIVGEGLTYDDVLLVPNYSEVLPREVSIKTKFSKNISLNVPIVSAAMDTVTESAMAIAMAQEGGIGVLHKNMSIKKQAAEVRKVKRAESGMILDPVTLPLNAIVEDAKKAMREYGIGGIPVVDNNGILKGIVTNRDLRFEKDNNRAITEVMTSQNLVTAPEGTTLAKAEEILQGNKIEKLPVVSAENKLVGLITFRDITKLTQKPNANKDKYGRLRVAAALGVTVDAVERAEALVNAGVDAVIIDTAHGHTKGVVEVLKQVKSKFPELDVVVGNIATAEAALYLAENGADAVKVGIGPGSICTTRVVAGVGFPQFSAVLEVAAALKGTGVPVIADGGIRYTGDIPKAIAAGANCVMLGSLLAGTKESPGETIIFEGRKFKSYRGMGSVEAMKEGSKDRYFQDVEDDVKKLVPEGIVGRVPYKGELNESMLQFIGGLRAGMGYCGSATIDDLQEKGRFVRITSSGISESHPHNVTITKEAPNYSR, translated from the coding sequence ATGAACGCACACGCTTCTAAAATCGTCGGAGAAGGACTTACTTACGATGATGTATTACTGGTTCCAAATTATTCTGAAGTACTTCCTAGAGAAGTGAGTATTAAAACAAAATTTTCAAAAAATATTTCTTTGAACGTTCCTATTGTGTCTGCTGCTATGGATACAGTTACTGAAAGCGCAATGGCTATTGCTATGGCGCAAGAAGGAGGTATAGGAGTGTTACACAAGAACATGTCTATTAAGAAACAAGCTGCTGAAGTTCGAAAAGTAAAAAGAGCTGAAAGCGGAATGATACTTGATCCAGTTACTTTACCATTAAATGCAATAGTTGAAGATGCTAAAAAAGCAATGCGAGAATATGGTATTGGAGGAATTCCAGTAGTTGATAATAATGGTATTTTAAAAGGAATTGTTACTAATAGAGATTTGCGTTTTGAAAAAGACAATAATAGAGCTATTACTGAAGTGATGACGTCTCAAAATTTAGTTACTGCTCCAGAAGGAACAACTTTAGCTAAAGCTGAAGAAATTCTGCAGGGAAATAAAATTGAAAAATTACCTGTTGTAAGTGCTGAAAATAAATTAGTTGGATTAATCACTTTTAGAGATATTACTAAACTGACTCAAAAACCAAATGCAAATAAGGATAAATATGGTCGTTTAAGAGTTGCAGCCGCTTTAGGAGTTACTGTTGATGCGGTTGAAAGAGCAGAAGCACTTGTTAATGCTGGTGTTGATGCAGTAATTATTGATACTGCTCACGGTCATACTAAAGGTGTCGTTGAGGTGTTAAAACAAGTAAAAAGTAAATTCCCAGAGTTGGATGTTGTAGTAGGAAATATTGCTACAGCAGAAGCTGCATTATATTTAGCTGAAAATGGAGCCGATGCCGTTAAAGTTGGTATTGGTCCTGGATCAATTTGTACAACTCGTGTGGTTGCGGGTGTTGGATTTCCACAATTTTCGGCGGTACTTGAAGTGGCGGCTGCTTTAAAAGGGACAGGTGTACCTGTTATTGCTGATGGAGGTATTCGTTACACAGGAGATATTCCTAAAGCAATTGCTGCAGGTGCTAATTGCGTGATGCTAGGATCATTGTTAGCAGGAACTAAAGAATCTCCAGGAGAAACAATCATTTTTGAAGGAAGAAAATTCAAATCATACCGTGGAATGGGTTCTGTTGAAGCTATGAAAGAAGGTTCAAAAGACCGTTATTTCCAAGATGTAGAGGATGATGTGAAAAAATTAGTTCCAGAAGGAATTGTAGGACGAGTTCCATACAAAGGAGAGTTAAATGAAAGTATGTTACAATTTATAGGAGGTCTTCGTGCTGGAATGGGATACTGTGGCTCGGCTACAATTGATGATTTACAAGAAAAAGGAAGATTTGTAAGAATCACTTCAAGTGGAATCAGCGAAAGTCATCCACACAATGTGACTATCACAAAAGAAGCTCCAAATTATTCTAGATAA
- a CDS encoding helix-turn-helix transcriptional regulator — MKKKIVLSGDIVASTSLNVEEKITLEKKLNELISILVENFPIYARIIKGDYLEVVVEKPEDALLVTLLIKSFVKSAIDDQDNNSSRYKKFKNYGIRIAMGFGELSRYDKQKGVIDGDAIYFSGRKINEEASTYNKQRIVIKNTLFFISEDDNLNQMMDTIISLLDVLIGNATAKQCHILFLRLLGKSEKEISTHLNIKQPTVNKQLTSIGWNAIDKSVNYFKETIKDYK; from the coding sequence ATGAAAAAGAAAATTGTTTTATCGGGAGATATAGTTGCTTCTACTAGTTTAAATGTTGAAGAAAAAATAACATTAGAAAAAAAACTAAACGAATTAATTTCTATTTTAGTTGAGAATTTTCCTATTTATGCAAGAATCATAAAAGGGGATTATTTAGAGGTTGTAGTAGAAAAACCTGAGGATGCTTTATTGGTTACCTTGTTAATCAAAAGCTTTGTAAAATCGGCAATTGACGATCAAGACAACAATAGTAGCAGATACAAAAAGTTTAAAAATTACGGGATAAGAATCGCCATGGGTTTTGGTGAATTGTCTCGATATGATAAACAGAAAGGAGTAATTGATGGTGATGCTATTTATTTTTCAGGAAGAAAGATTAATGAAGAAGCATCAACATATAACAAACAGCGAATTGTAATAAAAAATACATTGTTTTTCATTTCAGAAGATGATAATCTGAATCAAATGATGGACACAATAATAAGTTTGTTGGATGTTTTAATTGGAAATGCTACAGCTAAACAGTGTCATATTTTGTTTTTGCGTTTGTTGGGTAAAAGCGAAAAAGAAATTTCAACACATTTAAACATAAAACAACCAACAGTAAACAAACAACTTACAAGTATTGGTTGGAATGCAATAGACAAATCAGTTAATTATTTTAAAGAAACGATAAAAGATTACAAATAA